A region from the Halobacillus mangrovi genome encodes:
- a CDS encoding AIPR family protein — MKNLIVKNFLSQFKNNFELEEEQEDVLFEQFINYCVLNNHVIDSERNFQDMDTGTAKAIDGIAILVNNKLVLNEEDLNVLIKNNNILSVDFVFVQSKTSPSFSDADVNYFFKHVEQFICNYECSISELEKFWELKNIIYENSHLFRKGNPNCIMYYATSSPTTEISSDIEDTIKYGLKSLSDTGLLSDYIDFNPLGVKEIQRLYRKIDADLEASFRFPKNVSFSYDGDKITSAYFGLVDISEYMHLLYDDETAGVKNVFEDNIRDYLGIENNEVNSNMQDRLKHEEAQLFGILNNGVTVVADEIKPVGEKFHLINYQIVNGCQTSNVIFDNYKSLKEKSISLPIRIISTKDEETKNEIVRATNSQTGLKPEQLDSLSNFHKMLEEFYNSKNSLHEKSGEFDVCVYYERRSNQYRNEAIPQTKIINIPKQIKAVTSMVLDNPHGVSGHYGTVAKKVKGHIFQDGDYAEPYYASALLLYRVETFFRKNRDYRQFTRMRWHILMAVKYLSGYSPKYLNSRDSYKFSNEIVKKINTENNANQLIIKAINHINIMINNEKLDLEDRKVFERKETTDKLKKHLRELNKEEIH; from the coding sequence ATGAAAAATTTAATAGTTAAAAACTTTTTAAGTCAGTTTAAAAATAACTTTGAGTTAGAAGAAGAACAAGAAGATGTACTGTTTGAACAGTTTATTAATTATTGCGTCCTTAATAATCATGTAATTGATTCAGAGCGGAATTTTCAGGATATGGATACTGGGACAGCTAAGGCTATTGATGGAATAGCTATTCTTGTAAATAATAAACTTGTTCTTAATGAAGAAGACTTAAATGTATTAATAAAAAACAATAATATCCTTTCAGTCGATTTTGTTTTTGTACAATCGAAGACTTCGCCAAGCTTTTCAGATGCAGACGTTAATTATTTTTTTAAACATGTTGAACAGTTTATTTGTAATTATGAATGTTCAATAAGTGAGTTAGAGAAATTTTGGGAGTTGAAAAATATTATATATGAAAATTCCCATTTATTTAGAAAAGGAAATCCGAATTGTATAATGTATTATGCAACATCATCACCAACTACTGAAATTAGCTCAGATATAGAGGATACGATTAAATACGGACTGAAATCTTTAAGTGACACAGGTTTATTATCTGATTATATAGACTTTAATCCTCTTGGTGTTAAAGAGATTCAAAGGTTGTATAGAAAGATTGATGCAGATTTAGAAGCATCTTTCCGCTTTCCCAAAAATGTTTCATTTTCATATGACGGGGATAAGATTACGTCCGCATATTTTGGTTTAGTTGATATTAGTGAATACATGCATTTACTTTACGACGATGAAACAGCAGGTGTTAAAAATGTGTTTGAAGACAATATACGAGATTACTTAGGTATAGAGAATAATGAAGTAAACAGTAATATGCAGGACAGACTTAAGCATGAAGAGGCTCAACTTTTTGGGATTCTTAATAATGGGGTAACTGTAGTGGCAGATGAAATAAAGCCCGTAGGCGAGAAGTTTCACCTAATTAATTATCAAATTGTAAATGGTTGTCAGACCAGTAATGTTATATTTGATAATTATAAAAGCTTAAAGGAAAAAAGTATATCGTTACCAATCCGAATTATTTCTACGAAAGATGAGGAAACCAAGAATGAAATTGTAAGAGCTACAAACAGTCAAACTGGATTAAAACCCGAGCAATTAGATTCTCTTAGTAACTTCCACAAAATGTTAGAGGAGTTTTATAACTCAAAAAATAGCTTACATGAGAAATCAGGTGAGTTTGATGTTTGTGTTTACTATGAGAGAAGATCTAATCAATATAGAAATGAAGCTATCCCACAAACTAAAATAATTAATATCCCTAAACAAATAAAAGCTGTTACCTCCATGGTATTAGATAACCCACATGGAGTTTCTGGACATTATGGAACAGTTGCTAAAAAAGTTAAAGGACATATTTTTCAAGATGGGGACTATGCTGAACCATACTATGCAAGTGCTTTATTGTTATATAGAGTAGAAACCTTTTTTAGAAAAAATAGAGACTATAGACAATTCACAAGGATGAGATGGCATATTCTAATGGCTGTAAAATATCTATCAGGCTATAGTCCAAAGTATTTAAATTCTAGGGATAGCTATAAGTTCTCGAATGAAATCGTTAAGAAAATAAACACAGAGAATAATGCCAACCAATTAATTATAAAAGCCATAAACCATATCAATATAATGATAAATAATGAAAAATTAGATTTAGAAGATAGAAAGGTTTTCGAAAGAAAAGAAACTACAGATAAGCTGAAAAAGCATCTTAGGGAATTAAATAAAGAGGAAATACATTAG
- the dcm gene encoding DNA (cytosine-5-)-methyltransferase, with product MLYKFIDLFAGIGGIRLAFEEYGECVFSSEWDNKAKETYKLNFGEEPEGDITEIEEKNIPDHDILLAGFPCQPFSLAGVSKKNSLGKQHGFLDETQGTLFFDIARIIKEKQPQAFLLENVKNLRSHDKGKTFKMIKKVLEKELGYSVYDRVINAKGLVPQNRERIYIVGFKKPLHFEFPVIPEEGPPLWTILEDNVIDKYTLSDKLWNYLQAYKEKHSKKGNGFGFGLADLNSNSRTLSARYHKDGSEILIPQGEGKNPRRLTPRECARLQGFPETFKIEVSDTAAYKQFGNSVAVPVVRDIAKNMIYAIEQDKPIENVEEVKVEHAGRVRQPN from the coding sequence ATGTTATATAAATTTATAGACTTATTTGCAGGAATTGGTGGTATTCGATTAGCCTTCGAAGAATATGGCGAATGCGTTTTCTCATCAGAGTGGGATAATAAAGCTAAAGAAACTTACAAGTTAAATTTTGGTGAGGAACCAGAAGGGGATATTACAGAGATAGAAGAAAAAAATATACCTGATCATGATATTCTTCTTGCTGGTTTTCCTTGTCAACCATTTTCACTTGCTGGCGTAAGCAAGAAAAATAGTTTAGGAAAGCAACATGGTTTCTTGGACGAAACACAAGGGACTTTATTTTTTGATATTGCCCGCATTATAAAAGAAAAACAGCCACAGGCTTTTCTCCTTGAGAATGTAAAAAATCTCAGGAGCCATGACAAAGGTAAGACCTTTAAAATGATTAAAAAGGTTTTAGAGAAAGAGTTAGGGTACTCTGTATACGATAGGGTGATTAATGCAAAAGGTTTAGTTCCCCAAAATAGAGAGCGTATATATATTGTAGGCTTTAAGAAGCCCCTTCATTTTGAATTCCCAGTCATACCGGAGGAGGGCCCCCCCCTATGGACTATCCTAGAGGATAACGTAATTGATAAATACACTTTATCAGATAAACTATGGAACTATCTCCAAGCTTACAAAGAAAAGCATAGTAAAAAAGGAAATGGATTTGGTTTTGGACTTGCAGATTTAAATTCAAATAGCAGGACATTATCAGCGCGTTATCATAAAGATGGAAGCGAGATATTAATACCTCAAGGGGAAGGAAAAAACCCAAGAAGGTTGACACCTAGAGAATGTGCTAGATTACAAGGATTTCCAGAAACGTTTAAAATTGAGGTTAGTGACACGGCTGCTTATAAACAATTTGGCAATAGTGTTGCTGTTCCTGTAGTTAGGGATATTGCGAAAAACATGATTTATGCTATTGAACAGGATAAACCTATTGAAAACGTTGAGGAGGTCAAGGTCGAGCATGCAGGAAGAGTTAGACAACCTAACTAA
- a CDS encoding DNA binding protein, protein MQEELDNLTNAIEAAGQSGRFFCEFLSPNDAGVNGAHQDGVYLNSGSWDIFFNNASVSVSGIE, encoded by the coding sequence ATGCAGGAAGAGTTAGACAACCTAACTAATGCAATTGAGGCGGCCGGACAGAGTGGTCGCTTTTTTTGTGAGTTTTTATCTCCAAACGATGCAGGTGTAAATGGAGCCCATCAGGATGGGGTATATTTAAACAGTGGTTCATGGGATATCTTCTTCAATAATGCTTCTGTTTCTGTATCCGGGATAGAGTAG